From one Dermacentor silvarum isolate Dsil-2018 chromosome 3, BIME_Dsil_1.4, whole genome shotgun sequence genomic stretch:
- the LOC119443795 gene encoding uncharacterized protein LOC119443795 codes for MCFISESGTSTQVTHLETCDNSVQHKPEVSSRHSGSDHRTSYFSGYDSIAKSANALQDLCSVSKEVFAMLLSMLPPSERKCDVTAENRLLLFLLKLKLGISYSSLAILFSVSETSASRHFKSVLKTLAVATKQWIFRPPPRVIQATMPDRFKMHYPSCTMIIDCTEIRTEQPPTVQQERVLYSNYKGAYTLKFLVAVTPGGMICFCSKAYGDRLSDAHITVDSGFLDLVQPGDTVLADKGFPGIQTVLGNQNAVLVMPPFLHASQFTPEEVRDTYNIAQVRIHVERMIQRIKIYNVFNNKVPTELIPCMTDVFHVCCVLANLQLPIIKRKEQQQSFVVSAS; via the coding sequence ATGTGCTTCATTAGTGAGTCAGGGACATCAACTCAAGTGACACATCTTGAGACATGCGACAACAGTGTGCAACACAAGCCAGAGGTCAGTAGCAGGCATAGTGGCTCTGACCACAGAACCAGCTACTTCTCCGGCTACGACAGCATCGCTAAATCTGCAAATGCATTGCAAGACCTGTGCAGTGTCAGCAAAGAAGTGTTTGCAATGCTTCTGAGCATGCTTCCACCTTCAGAACGAAAATGTGACGTCACTGCTGAGAATAggcttcttttgtttcttttgaagTTAAAGCTTGGAATCAGCTACTCATCACTGGCTATTCTCTTCTCGGTAAGCGAAACGTCGGCATCAAGGCATTTCAAGAGTGTTCTCAAAACGCTCGCGGTGGCCACTAAACAATGGATTTTTCGCCCCCCACCAAGAGTGATTCAGGCCACAATGCCAGACAGATTTAAGATGCATTATCCTAGCTGCACTATGATTATTGACTGCACAGAAATACGTACAGAGCAGCCACCAACTGTGCAACAAGAACGAGTCTTGTACTCAAATTACAAAGGCGCATATACGCTGAAGTTTTTAGTGGCTGTAACACCAGGAGGAATGATTTGTTTTTGTTCAAAAGCCTATGGTGATAGACTGTCTGATGCCCACATTACAGTTGATTCTGGTTTCCTCGATCTTGTTCAACCTGGGGATACAGTTCTTGCCGATAAGGGATTTCCAGGCATCCAGACAGTTTTAGGAAACCAGAATGCTGTTCTTGTTATGCCTCCATTTCTCCATGCCTCTCAGTTTACGCCAGAGGAGGTTAGGGACACTTACAATATCGCTCAAGTGCGGATACATGTCGAACGAATGATTCAGAGGATTAAAATATATAATGTCTTCAACAACAAAGTACCAACTGAGCTTATCCCATGCATGACGGATGTCTTTCATGTCTGCTGTGTGCTAGCAAACCTCCAGCTCCCAATAATTAAGCGCAAAGAACAACAACAGTCATTTGTCGTGTCTGCATCATGA